A section of the Pediococcus inopinatus genome encodes:
- a CDS encoding ABC-F family ATP-binding cassette domain-containing protein, translating into MITVTDMSMQFSDRKLYENVNLKFTPGNCYGIIGANGAGKSTFLKILEGKLQPTSGHISISDNERMSSLEQDHYAFETEKVLDTVIMGHKKLYKIMQEKDALYAKADFTDADGIRAGELEGEFAEMDGWNAESDAAQLLQQLGIDETMQNQKMSELTESEKVKVLLGQALFGEPDILVLDEPTNGLDAQSITWLENFLGDFQNTVIVVSHDRHFLNEVCTMMCDVDFGKIKLYVGNYDFWMESSQLAAKLTENANAKKEEKMKELQEFVARFSANASKSKQATSRKKQLEKITLDDIQPSTRKYPFISFTPERELGNDLLRVDKLSKSIDGVKILDNITFTVKPGEKAALLSRNDVATTTLLQIIAGEMEPDTGTVTWGQTASRSYLPRDINAYFEDESLDIIEWLRQFASKEESDNTFLRGFLGKMLFSGEDVNKSITKLSGGEKVRCMLSKMMLSKSNVLLMDDPTNHLDLESITSLNDGLINFTGSIILTSHDRQVIQTIADHIIEISDKGAVDRSETSYEEFMDHKDIQKQVEALYAD; encoded by the coding sequence ATGATAACAGTTACCGATATGAGTATGCAATTTTCAGATCGCAAGCTCTATGAAAATGTTAATTTGAAGTTTACACCTGGAAATTGCTACGGCATTATTGGTGCTAACGGGGCCGGAAAATCAACCTTCTTAAAAATATTAGAAGGTAAATTACAGCCAACGTCAGGTCATATTTCTATTTCTGACAACGAACGGATGTCCAGTTTGGAACAGGATCATTATGCATTCGAGACAGAAAAAGTGCTGGATACTGTCATTATGGGCCATAAAAAGCTCTACAAAATTATGCAGGAAAAAGATGCTTTGTACGCAAAAGCTGATTTCACTGATGCGGACGGAATCCGGGCCGGTGAACTTGAAGGTGAATTTGCTGAAATGGATGGCTGGAATGCCGAATCTGATGCAGCTCAATTACTGCAACAACTCGGCATTGACGAAACCATGCAGAACCAGAAAATGAGCGAGTTAACCGAAAGTGAAAAAGTGAAAGTCCTTTTGGGCCAGGCATTATTCGGTGAACCTGATATTTTGGTTTTGGATGAACCTACCAATGGTTTGGACGCCCAATCGATTACTTGGTTGGAAAACTTCTTGGGTGATTTCCAAAATACTGTTATTGTCGTGTCTCATGACCGTCATTTCTTAAATGAAGTTTGTACCATGATGTGTGATGTGGATTTCGGTAAGATCAAATTATATGTAGGAAATTATGACTTTTGGATGGAATCCAGCCAATTGGCAGCTAAGTTAACAGAAAATGCAAATGCCAAAAAAGAAGAAAAAATGAAGGAGTTACAAGAATTCGTGGCGCGTTTCAGTGCCAATGCCTCGAAATCAAAACAAGCTACTTCACGAAAGAAGCAATTGGAGAAAATCACGTTGGACGACATCCAGCCATCTACGCGTAAATATCCATTTATCAGTTTCACGCCAGAACGTGAATTGGGAAATGACTTGCTTCGTGTGGACAAGCTTTCAAAGTCAATTGATGGTGTGAAGATTTTAGATAATATTACTTTCACTGTAAAACCTGGCGAAAAAGCTGCTTTGTTAAGTCGTAATGATGTTGCGACAACCACTTTGCTACAAATTATTGCAGGTGAAATGGAACCAGATACTGGAACGGTAACTTGGGGACAGACAGCTTCTAGAAGTTATTTACCCCGAGACATTAATGCCTATTTTGAAGACGAAAGTTTAGATATCATCGAGTGGTTACGTCAGTTTGCCTCTAAAGAAGAGAGTGATAACACATTCTTACGTGGCTTCTTAGGCAAGATGTTGTTCTCCGGTGAAGATGTCAACAAATCGATTACAAAGCTCTCTGGTGGTGAAAAAGTTCGTTGTATGTTGTCCAAGATGATGTTAAGTAAATCTAACGTTCTCTTAATGGATGATCCAACTAATCATCTAGATTTGGAATCAATTACCTCGTTAAATGACGGGTTGATTAATTTTACAGGTTCCATCATTTTAACTTCTCATGATCGTCAGGTTATTCAAACAATTGCTGACCACATTATCGAAATTTCCGATAAAGGGGCTGTCGATCGTTCTGAGACAAGTTATGAAGAATTTATGGACCATAAGGATATTCAAAAACAGGTCGAAGCATTATACGCTGACTAA
- a CDS encoding Crp/Fnr family transcriptional regulator, which yields MQKSEHDCIKLVPLFDHLPDEDVAKIEAIINHKHYAAGESLFLDGDDLDTLMIVANGQVKVSKVAANGREQLLYLLQTGDFDGEGALFQDKTRTSSAVALIPTAVCQISRKNFQKLLSQSPSISMNLINEFGQRISSLEKRTTEATTESVEARIGSYLVETGASLEQDTFKLPIKKKDLAIYLGTTPETVSRKLTDFENRGWIAQGPQKQIKLLDKDSLVLLD from the coding sequence ATGCAAAAATCTGAACACGATTGTATCAAATTAGTTCCCCTCTTTGATCACTTACCAGATGAAGATGTCGCAAAAATCGAAGCAATCATCAATCATAAACATTACGCAGCCGGCGAATCCCTCTTTCTTGACGGCGATGATTTAGATACCTTAATGATCGTCGCGAACGGTCAAGTTAAGGTTTCTAAAGTTGCTGCCAACGGACGTGAACAACTTCTCTACCTATTACAAACTGGTGATTTTGATGGTGAAGGAGCCCTTTTCCAAGACAAAACCCGCACTTCATCTGCAGTTGCTTTAATTCCAACCGCAGTTTGCCAAATCAGTCGGAAAAACTTTCAAAAATTACTATCCCAATCACCAAGCATCAGTATGAATTTGATTAACGAATTCGGCCAGCGCATCTCATCGCTCGAAAAAAGGACTACCGAGGCCACAACAGAAAGTGTTGAAGCGCGCATTGGCAGTTACCTAGTTGAAACAGGAGCTAGCTTAGAACAAGATACGTTTAAATTACCTATCAAAAAAAAGGACCTTGCCATTTATCTCGGCACTACTCCCGAAACAGTTAGTCGAAAACTAACCGATTTCGAGAATAGAGGCTGGATTGCACAAGGTCCTCAAAAACAAATTAAATTGTTGGATAAGGATTCACTAGTTTTGTTAGACTAA
- a CDS encoding ferritin-like domain-containing protein, with the protein MSETPEELFAAEQKQSDIDHHVPTAGAMVNHIVSNFTVLDAKLHQTAWYVKGLSTPAIRQAYQTLIAENRRHYDEVGELLLDENEKPSSTTAEYSEYSMIGENGKNKYFSAEEMVSENVQDFVTQNLFVDRAIKLAENENRPALRNYMEQLRGDDNRSIRLLQAMVGNAAGDGLEEDDDDDED; encoded by the coding sequence ATGTCAGAAACCCCAGAAGAATTATTTGCAGCAGAACAAAAACAGTCAGATATTGATCATCACGTCCCAACCGCAGGTGCCATGGTGAATCATATTGTTTCAAACTTTACGGTACTAGACGCTAAGCTACATCAAACAGCATGGTATGTGAAGGGCTTAAGCACCCCAGCCATTCGACAAGCCTATCAAACATTGATTGCAGAAAACCGACGTCATTATGATGAGGTTGGTGAACTATTACTAGATGAAAATGAAAAACCATCTTCAACAACCGCAGAATATAGTGAATATTCTATGATTGGTGAAAATGGCAAAAATAAATATTTTTCTGCTGAAGAAATGGTAAGCGAAAACGTTCAAGACTTTGTCACGCAAAATTTGTTTGTTGATCGCGCTATTAAACTAGCAGAAAATGAAAATCGTCCCGCATTACGTAATTATATGGAACAATTACGTGGGGACGATAATCGGTCAATTCGGTTGCTTCAAGCCATGGTCGGCAATGCTGCTGGCGATGGACTAGAAGAAGACGATGATGACGACGAAGATTAG
- a CDS encoding ROK family protein, giving the protein MKLGAIEAGGTKFVCAVSDGDFNVEDRTQFPTTTPDETMAQVFAYFDQHPVDAIGIGSFGPVSLNEDAADFGFITNTPKLAWKNYDFLGAMKTHFDIPFYFTTDVNVAAYGEYQAGAGRGKQNILYWTVGTGVGASYIQDGKFLQGFSHPEMGHILLRHDPRDHDFEGVCPYHGDCFEGLAAGPAIEKRFGKKGFELDPSDEFWEIEANYIAQACVNATLILRPDVIIFGGGVMKQEQLFPQIQASFVKQLADYVDTPEISNYIVHVELGDDAGITGALMLAKKALK; this is encoded by the coding sequence ATGAAATTAGGTGCAATTGAAGCTGGTGGAACTAAGTTTGTATGTGCAGTAAGTGATGGTGATTTTAATGTAGAGGATCGGACCCAATTTCCGACCACAACTCCAGATGAAACTATGGCGCAGGTCTTCGCTTATTTTGACCAACATCCAGTTGATGCGATTGGTATTGGCTCATTTGGCCCCGTTTCTTTAAATGAAGATGCTGCCGATTTTGGTTTTATCACCAACACCCCAAAGCTGGCTTGGAAAAATTATGATTTTCTTGGTGCAATGAAGACGCATTTTGATATTCCATTTTACTTTACAACTGATGTCAATGTCGCAGCCTATGGTGAATACCAAGCTGGCGCAGGTCGCGGGAAACAAAATATTTTATATTGGACAGTTGGAACTGGCGTTGGTGCGAGCTACATTCAAGACGGCAAATTTCTTCAAGGATTTAGCCATCCAGAAATGGGTCATATTTTGTTAAGACACGATCCTCGTGATCACGATTTTGAAGGTGTCTGCCCATATCACGGTGACTGTTTTGAAGGCTTGGCCGCGGGACCCGCAATCGAAAAACGTTTTGGTAAAAAGGGCTTTGAACTAGATCCTAGTGATGAGTTCTGGGAAATCGAAGCTAATTACATTGCGCAAGCTTGTGTCAACGCCACTTTGATTTTACGTCCAGACGTGATTATCTTTGGCGGTGGCGTGATGAAACAAGAACAATTATTCCCCCAGATTCAAGCATCGTTTGTGAAACAATTAGCAGATTATGTTGACACTCCAGAAATTTCTAATTACATTGTCCACGTTGAACTTGGTGACGATGCCGGAATTACTGGCGCGCTAATGTTAGCAAAAAAAGCTCTTAAATAG
- the pepT gene encoding peptidase T — translation MAKYETLLPRFLKYVKTNTRSNPESETIPTDPKEVAFLKTLAQELTDLGLKDVHTQPQSGYVVATLPPNDAGQTPILGYIAHIDTADFNAENIDPQIHENYDGESDIPLSKDGKWVLKTSAFPALHDYKGQTLITTDGTTLLGADDKSGAAEIMTAMEYYMAHPEVKHGEIRVGFAPDEETGTGADHFDAKDFNTKYAYTVDGGPLGELEYETFNAAQTTVEIQGNEVHTATAKGVMVNALQVGIDYHNLIPAGDRPELTDGRQGFFHLFKMSGTPDHAKLVYIIRDHDKKVFEQRKQDLQNIADKLNADFGEERIKIETHDQYYNMREILEKDMTPVELAQEAMENLDIKPNIYPVRGGTDGSKISFMGIPTPNLFAGGENMHSRYEFVSAQTMEKAVDLILEINKLNSEQS, via the coding sequence TTGGCAAAATATGAAACTTTGTTACCTAGATTTTTAAAATATGTAAAAACTAACACGCGCTCCAACCCAGAATCCGAAACAATTCCGACCGATCCTAAAGAGGTAGCCTTTTTAAAGACTTTGGCACAAGAATTAACCGATCTTGGTTTAAAAGATGTGCACACCCAGCCTCAAAGTGGTTACGTCGTGGCAACATTACCACCTAACGATGCCGGTCAAACGCCAATCTTAGGCTACATTGCCCACATTGATACAGCCGACTTCAATGCCGAAAATATTGATCCTCAGATCCATGAGAACTATGATGGAGAATCGGATATTCCTTTAAGCAAAGACGGCAAATGGGTTTTAAAGACTTCGGCCTTCCCTGCCTTACACGACTATAAAGGCCAAACTCTAATTACCACCGATGGTACAACCTTATTGGGTGCTGATGATAAATCCGGTGCCGCTGAAATCATGACGGCTATGGAATACTACATGGCTCATCCTGAAGTTAAGCATGGTGAAATCCGGGTTGGCTTTGCTCCCGATGAAGAGACCGGAACCGGTGCCGATCACTTTGACGCCAAAGATTTCAACACGAAGTATGCCTATACTGTTGATGGCGGTCCACTTGGTGAATTGGAATACGAAACTTTTAATGCGGCCCAAACAACCGTTGAAATTCAAGGAAACGAAGTACACACAGCGACAGCTAAAGGCGTGATGGTCAATGCACTTCAAGTAGGAATTGACTACCATAATCTCATCCCAGCTGGTGACCGTCCTGAATTAACTGATGGTCGCCAAGGCTTCTTCCATCTCTTCAAGATGAGTGGCACGCCAGATCACGCCAAACTCGTTTACATCATTCGTGATCATGACAAAAAAGTGTTTGAACAGCGTAAACAAGATCTTCAAAATATTGCTGATAAACTCAACGCTGATTTTGGTGAAGAACGGATTAAAATTGAAACGCATGATCAATATTACAATATGCGTGAAATTCTTGAAAAAGATATGACACCTGTAGAGCTCGCGCAGGAAGCCATGGAAAACTTAGATATCAAGCCTAATATTTATCCAGTTCGTGGTGGCACTGACGGTTCAAAGATTTCCTTTATGGGCATTCCAACCCCTAACCTCTTTGCCGGTGGCGAAAATATGCATAGTCGTTACGAATTTGTTTCCGCTCAAACGATGGAAAAAGCAGTTGATTTAATTCTTGAAATAAACAAATTGAATAGTGAACAAAGTTAA
- the brnQ gene encoding branched-chain amino acid transport system II carrier protein, translating to MEETHKFTWKELIVVASMLFGMYFGASNLTFPVQIGQQSGSAFFSSIIGFIITGTILPLLGVAAIAVTRTHGVYELAQPIGKTYAMIFTVMLYIFIGPAFATPRTATVPFEFGIATHVSAASAPMWLFIYSACFFAAVILLSLNRNKVVDYVGRYLNPAFITMVVILIVIAVFRPMGTTAGRAVTGVWRNGSVGNGIIQGYQTMDALASVEFGIVVITAIKAFGVKKEGTVAKLTVKAGIIAASAMAIIYAGLAYVGATSLGHFKIAGDGGIALGQITQYFFGNAGVYILAIMATITCMTTAVGVTTSFATAFSTMFPRFSYRTYVVVVAVLSFGVSNFGFETIINAAVPFLMFIYPLCITLILLSLASPLFHRARIVYIWTTVFTFVPAVVDGLNAAPVVIAKSAFVQSLTGFESKYMPFFAQGFAWITPAIIGFIIGIAIYTVKRVRANDESAVSESDWS from the coding sequence ATGGAAGAAACACATAAATTTACCTGGAAAGAATTAATCGTTGTAGCTTCAATGTTGTTTGGGATGTACTTTGGTGCCAGCAACTTAACATTTCCTGTCCAAATTGGGCAACAGTCAGGATCAGCCTTTTTTAGTTCTATTATTGGATTCATTATTACTGGAACCATTTTGCCCTTGTTAGGAGTCGCGGCAATTGCGGTAACACGGACTCATGGTGTTTATGAATTAGCACAGCCGATTGGCAAAACCTATGCAATGATCTTTACTGTCATGTTGTATATTTTCATCGGTCCAGCATTTGCAACACCACGGACTGCCACGGTTCCTTTTGAATTTGGAATTGCCACTCACGTCAGTGCAGCGAGTGCGCCAATGTGGTTATTCATTTATTCGGCTTGTTTCTTTGCTGCCGTTATTCTTCTTTCGCTCAACCGTAACAAGGTCGTTGATTATGTCGGTCGTTATTTGAACCCAGCTTTTATCACCATGGTTGTCATTTTGATTGTAATTGCTGTTTTTAGGCCCATGGGAACCACAGCTGGGCGCGCAGTGACAGGCGTTTGGCGCAATGGTTCTGTTGGCAATGGAATTATTCAAGGTTATCAAACAATGGACGCTTTAGCTTCCGTTGAATTTGGAATTGTGGTTATTACTGCCATAAAAGCGTTTGGGGTTAAAAAAGAAGGGACAGTTGCCAAATTAACTGTGAAGGCTGGAATTATTGCCGCTAGTGCAATGGCCATTATTTATGCCGGATTAGCCTATGTGGGTGCAACTAGTTTAGGGCATTTTAAAATCGCTGGTGATGGTGGCATTGCATTAGGCCAAATTACCCAGTATTTCTTTGGTAACGCTGGTGTTTATATTCTGGCAATCATGGCAACAATCACTTGTATGACAACGGCGGTTGGGGTAACAACCTCATTTGCCACAGCCTTTAGCACCATGTTTCCTCGTTTCAGTTATAGAACATATGTGGTAGTCGTTGCAGTTCTTTCATTTGGGGTGTCTAACTTTGGTTTTGAAACGATTATCAATGCGGCTGTGCCATTCCTAATGTTTATTTATCCACTTTGCATTACATTGATTCTCCTGTCTCTTGCGTCTCCATTGTTCCATCGCGCACGGATTGTCTACATTTGGACAACGGTCTTCACTTTCGTCCCTGCTGTGGTTGATGGTCTGAATGCTGCACCTGTAGTGATTGCTAAATCAGCCTTTGTCCAAAGCTTAACCGGATTTGAAAGCAAATATATGCCATTCTTTGCTCAAGGTTTTGCCTGGATCACGCCAGCAATTATCGGTTTTATCATTGGAATTGCTATTTATACGGTCAAACGTGTGCGTGCCAACGATGAGTCAGCGGTGAGTGAATCAGACTGGTCATAA
- a CDS encoding vitamin B12 independent methionine synthase, with protein MTTNLKAPYRFDQVGSLLRSPELKAAHKEFAEEKISADQLETVQQQEIKKIVDKQVSLGLHAVTDGEFSRSWWHLDFLWGLNGVGKYDYQKSYKFHGKKTRTDNAYLTGKISYNPDHPFFKAFTYLQSIVPDGVQPKQTIPSPSLLFRDNRSDKASEFYETHTAYLDDLAKAYHETIQHFYDLGCRYIQLDDTTWAFLINQLDETKNNPEAQKPFRKLAEDSVYVINKLLENLPDDLTVTTHICRGNFRSTFLFSGGYDVVADYLGQLNYDGFFLEYDNDRAGDFKPLAKIWNHDANKRIVLGLVTSKFPELEDQTQLITRIHEATQEVPLENLALSTQCGFASTEEGNNLTAEQQWAKLSLVIDTAKKVWQDAE; from the coding sequence ATGACAACAAATTTAAAAGCACCCTATCGTTTTGATCAAGTTGGTAGTTTACTTAGAAGCCCTGAATTAAAGGCAGCACATAAAGAATTTGCTGAAGAAAAAATCTCAGCTGACCAATTAGAAACTGTCCAACAACAAGAAATCAAAAAAATTGTCGACAAACAGGTTTCTCTTGGCCTACACGCCGTAACTGATGGTGAATTCAGCCGTTCTTGGTGGCATTTAGACTTTTTATGGGGCTTAAATGGTGTTGGCAAATACGACTACCAAAAAAGTTATAAGTTTCATGGCAAAAAGACACGGACAGATAATGCCTATTTAACCGGCAAAATCAGCTACAATCCTGACCATCCCTTCTTTAAAGCTTTTACTTATTTACAATCAATCGTGCCTGACGGAGTTCAACCTAAACAAACGATCCCATCACCAAGTTTATTATTCCGTGATAATCGCAGTGACAAGGCGTCAGAATTCTACGAAACCCACACAGCTTACTTAGATGATCTCGCTAAAGCTTATCATGAAACAATTCAACACTTTTATGATTTAGGGTGCCGTTACATTCAATTGGATGATACCACTTGGGCATTTTTGATTAACCAACTAGATGAAACCAAAAATAATCCAGAAGCTCAAAAACCATTCCGAAAACTTGCTGAAGACTCTGTTTATGTCATCAACAAGCTCCTAGAAAACTTGCCAGATGATTTGACGGTCACCACCCATATTTGTCGCGGAAACTTCCGTTCTACTTTCCTATTTTCGGGTGGTTACGATGTTGTGGCCGACTACCTTGGCCAATTAAATTACGATGGATTCTTCCTTGAATATGATAACGACCGTGCCGGAGACTTCAAACCGCTCGCTAAAATCTGGAATCACGATGCAAATAAACGGATTGTCTTAGGTTTGGTTACTTCCAAGTTCCCAGAATTAGAAGATCAAACCCAATTAATCACACGCATTCATGAAGCAACCCAAGAAGTGCCACTTGAAAATTTAGCCCTTTCCACCCAATGTGGCTTTGCCTCAACCGAAGAAGGTAATAATCTAACAGCTGAGCAACAATGGGCAAAACTTAGCTTAGTTATTGATACTGCCAAAAAAGTTTGGCAAGATGCTGAATAA
- the folB gene encoding dihydroneopterin aldolase, translated as MGKIRINNMSFHTFNGVFAEEKKLGQRLQIDAELTYPIEEKVKHDDLKETVSYADVYQTIEDFVLNNNYNLIESVANHLLKKILADYPTIQAVKLKVRKYSVPIAGIFDNIEIEVSGDRHHE; from the coding sequence ATGGGTAAAATCCGAATTAATAATATGAGCTTTCACACTTTTAATGGCGTGTTTGCTGAAGAAAAAAAGCTGGGTCAACGTTTGCAAATTGATGCCGAACTCACATATCCGATCGAGGAAAAAGTTAAACATGATGACTTGAAAGAAACAGTCAGTTACGCCGACGTCTATCAAACCATTGAAGACTTTGTGCTTAATAATAACTATAATTTGATTGAAAGTGTCGCGAATCATCTGTTGAAAAAAATCTTAGCAGACTATCCCACAATTCAAGCCGTTAAACTGAAAGTCCGCAAATATAGCGTCCCAATTGCCGGCATTTTCGACAATATTGAAATCGAAGTTTCTGGAGACCGTCATCATGAGTAA
- the folK gene encoding 2-amino-4-hydroxy-6-hydroxymethyldihydropteridine diphosphokinase — protein sequence MSNQVYLSVGSNMGDRQANLSEAVKLLNQKEQITVEKVSPVYQTQPVGGVVQDDFLNIAIRLTTTLNAYTLLDVFHEIEQDLRRKRLIHWGPRTIDLDILYFNHETYHDKKLVIPHPEISNRRFVLIPLLDVLNDDTLIAQTKQQLKTTSDKNWVEILN from the coding sequence ATGAGTAACCAAGTTTATTTAAGTGTCGGTTCCAACATGGGTGATCGGCAGGCTAATTTGTCCGAGGCAGTTAAGCTCCTCAATCAAAAGGAGCAAATCACCGTGGAAAAAGTTTCGCCTGTATATCAAACCCAACCAGTTGGCGGAGTTGTCCAAGATGATTTCTTAAACATTGCCATTCGCCTCACCACAACCTTGAATGCCTACACGCTTTTAGATGTTTTCCATGAAATTGAGCAAGATTTGCGCCGGAAACGTCTTATTCATTGGGGACCACGCACAATTGATTTGGATATTTTATATTTTAATCACGAAACCTATCACGATAAAAAACTTGTCATCCCGCATCCAGAAATTAGTAATCGGCGGTTTGTCCTCATCCCCTTATTAGACGTCCTAAACGACGACACACTGATTGCCCAAACCAAACAACAACTAAAAACCACCTCAGATAAAAACTGGGTGGAAATTTTAAATTAA
- the folE gene encoding GTP cyclohydrolase I FolE, producing MNEKNKTKIENAVTDIIEAIGDDPKRASIQETPARVATAYSEIFSETGNAHFTDYKIFDVDENADMVVVQDIPFYSMCEHHLLPFFGTVNVAYVPQDGKIIGLSKIPRLVNFVARRPSVQENITVMINDELQRILKPKGVAVSISARHLCMEMRGINKSGLSTYTTKFSGVFKEDHELKNEFLQQTRQK from the coding sequence ATGAATGAAAAAAATAAAACTAAAATTGAAAATGCCGTCACTGATATCATTGAAGCCATTGGTGATGACCCCAAACGAGCAAGTATCCAGGAAACCCCAGCCCGTGTAGCTACTGCTTATTCAGAAATATTTTCAGAAACAGGCAACGCCCATTTTACAGATTACAAAATTTTCGATGTGGATGAAAATGCTGATATGGTCGTGGTTCAAGATATTCCTTTCTACTCGATGTGTGAACACCATCTTCTCCCATTTTTTGGAACTGTTAATGTTGCCTATGTACCCCAAGATGGTAAGATTATCGGCTTAAGTAAGATTCCTCGGTTGGTAAACTTTGTTGCGCGCCGTCCTAGTGTCCAGGAAAACATTACCGTAATGATTAATGATGAACTGCAACGAATTTTGAAACCTAAAGGGGTGGCAGTCTCTATTTCTGCACGCCATTTATGCATGGAAATGCGGGGCATCAACAAATCAGGCTTGTCCACATACACCACTAAATTCTCGGGCGTTTTTAAAGAAGATCACGAACTGAAAAATGAATTTCTCCAACAAACTCGCCAAAAGTAG